CCTTCACGACGAATCTATACCATCACAATCAAGCATAATCGCACAACTCTactcatcgtcctcgtcacCCTGCTTGAGGTAGCGGGGCTTGATGTCCTTCCATTGACGCTGTGGGTAAAAAGACAGTCAGTACATGGTAGCCCGACGGAGGAGCCGGTTTGGATGCCTAGCCTTAGGTATGGCGGAGCAGAGTGACGGCGCACGGAAGAGAGTATGACATACGCCAGAGTTCCAGGCGTCCCAGATCTTGTTGGAAGCAGTGTCGAAGGACCTGTACAGCGATTTGGAGGTTAGATCGGGAACTTGTCatcaaggaagagatcgAAATCACGCACAGCTCAAAGGCGAAGGCACCGGCGAAGATGGTGGTCAAGAAGACAGCATTCCGGCGAATGACGGTCCTAAACAGAGGGTGGAAGACCGCAGTTAGATTCTGTATGGGCAATTGCGATCATTGGATCGAGGGTGGGAAGACGTGCTGGTAGATAGCGTTGGAGATCTAGCGAGCGGGTGATCGGGGTCAGTAAAAGCTCTGAACTGAAAGGACGAGCACTTGCAATCAAGTATCAAGGGTGATGCAACATACACCGGCCATTGTGACGACTGTGAGGATGTTCAACACGACGGGAAGTTGAAGTCGGAGACGGGGGTTGAGAGTCGAGGATGCGATGTGGAAGCGGAAGGTCGAAGTTCGCAGCGAAAAGCACGGGAATTCCCGGGCTGCTGATTGGCTCACTTCCACTCCGGCGGCTGCAGGTTGACCCGAATACTTCAGAAGAGCGCATTTTACATTGGGGCAGCCGCCTggcttttgcttttgaaAGCTTTTCTTGTTGCAATAAGAGAGCTTAATTCAAACCGAAAATCGTATGTTGAAGCTTCACCTCGCTCACATCCTAACAGATGCCGCAAAGTGCTCGTGGCACTGTTCAGCTGTACCATATCACGGTAATTTACATGCCAATGATGAATACCATACGGCACACACAATATTAGAATACCAGCTTGTGATTGTAGAAGCAACGAGACTTGATTGATGATAGTACAAGATTCATTGTTTGGgagcctttctttttgtgccACAAGCAAATGTATCAGGATCAAATTCCCAAGTCAATACACTATCTATGGAGTAGAAAATGTGAAAGAAGCGAGAGTTGAGTGAGTTCAGAGTTCACACCTTTACTGTAACTTGGGCAGGTGGCAGCCAGCGACTCAGTATTTACGACACTAATTACATTACAATATAGCACATAAAGTATGTATCAGCATGTATTATCCTGTATGCGTGACATCGGAAGTCGGTCAAATTGGGTAAACGGGATGTTTTTTTGGCAATACCCTTTCCCAAGTTACCGCTTCAATATTTCACGCTATCGCATAACTTCATCAGCAAACGTTCTTACAAAACAACCAATCTCGATCAATTTCCCTTTCAAgactttctctctttctccaaatTCCACATTCGGTACACCTTCTCTCCTAACTCACCTTTCTCTTGAGAGCCCTGTCTCTGATCCAGGCCAGCTCtacagagaaagagagagagagaaacatcTAAACAATCATCCACCATGTCTTCCTCCAATGATGTTTCCTCCGCCGGCATTACCACGGACGCTAAGACCGGCGAACGATACATCCCTTCCTCAGTCCGGCCCGATGGCTCCAAGCGTCGCGAAATTCGTGTCCGACCAGGCTACAAGCCCCCAGAGGACGTCGAGCTCTACCGCAACCGTGCCGCGGCTGCATGGAAAAATCGCAGCAGAGGTGGGGTTCCCGGAGCGGAAACTATGAGCAGCGAAGACGACAAGAGCGCCGgcgccaccaccaccgcccaATCCGCCAACACAGCGGCGAGTAACAAGAATGCCAAGCGTCGCGAGGCCAGACGCAAGGCAAAAGAAACCGAGGGACCAGAGGCTATaacagagaagaagggcgTCGACTCGGATAATTGGCGTGTGCCGGCCGTGAAGAAAGATGCGGAACCAGCAGCGCCACCTGTTGACGAAGAagccgagaaggagaagaaggcccgcaatttgaagaagaagctgcgTCAGGCTCGCGATTTGCGCGACAAGAAGAACGAAGGCGAGGCTCTTCTACCGGAACAGCTGGACAAGCTCATCAAGATCCCGGAGCTGATTCGACAATTGGATGCGCTGGGGTTCGATTCCAACGGCGAGAAGAAGGACGGGGCCAACCCGGAGAATGCCTGAGTCTCAGAATCCCTGACGAGGCGGGCCTCTTGATGCCAAACAGAATCGAttccttttgtcttttcctCTCATCGACGATGATCAACGATTTCTCCGTACCGTGCCACCTCGATCCGCATTTATTCGATTAGCGATGCAATCATCACGACCATCCTTGTcctccttgtcctccttATGATGATACCTCCCAGCGATGTGGGCGTCCTTGACCCGATTCATCTACCGAGATACACATTTGCCATGGTTACCAACTCACCAATGGGTGCCTGGACTTCAGCCGCAGATCAGTGAGCTCTTTGTCGACACACACATGACTAGATCTCCTTCTCACGCCATGCGTCGACCACAAAAGCCCCAACACCATCTCGTCCAAAGGGCACTAGTCCTGGCGTACAAACCACAGGAGCCCACTTGCACCACTCCGCATCCTATCGCATCGCCAAGGAGCCAGTATTCACATTGATATTGTTTTAGCGCCAATTACTTGGAATGGTCGCGACCATTTTTTGGTACAATTCACGTAGCATCTAGATACCAAATTCGATTATGATACAATGGCTTTTTCTGGGTATACATGTAAAACACCTCATGTTACAAGAGTCACACTGGGGACAAGTCCAAGACCTCATAAGTGTGAGCGGGAATGGGGTGACGGGGACGAAGAGGGGAGATGTCAACGtcagaaagaagagaattGAGACAGGCCTGAAAAGCTTGATCATATATCCGACTCGAACAATCGCACCGGTGCCGTAGGAACACCCCCCTTTAAATCCCAGTGCTGGTAATTATATTCCTTCCAGGGACACCAGTCTTTGGATTCTAATCTGGGAGTTGCCGTGAGCTTATGACGACCGACACCGTGGGTGGCCGCCATAATTCCCTGTCTCACGCAGTCTCCCACGCCCACGCCGCTGAAGGAATTACCCACCAGGACCAGCCGATTGTGATATTCCTCCTTTGCCCACCGAGATAATGCATAGATCTGATGAATATGAGGCGGCTTGTACTTTGGAATGGCGTTTTCTTGCAGGCGGGTTCGCACCAGAGCCGGTGGCTCTGTGATCCCCAGATGTCTCTCAAGCATGTCCTTGGCCATACGAACCGCAGTCTTGTGGTCTGGATAGTCCTGTTTCTTCCATCCGTCCCAGTAATGACCACCAAACATgatggtgattttggtgCCTGGCGCTGAATCCTGCGACACCTTCGGATAGGGCGCCACGGGGCTTTCGCCCGAACTCGAGGCCGAGGCGAAGATGACGCCCAGACCACATTCGGGGTTCTGCTCGTACGGGATGGAGCGAGGGATGAGATAGCCAAATCCATCCACGGGGAGGAGATTCGGGGTTTTATAGTAAAGGTTAACCACCATGACGGTGGTGGCGTGGCGGAAAAAATGGAGCCCAGAAACTGTGCCGATGTTCGGCTTAGGATGTCTGGCCTTTTTTGAATTCCACAGCGCCCTGTATTCGTCTTCGGGGTCACAGTCTATTTTGACTTGGCCTTGTGGATCCAGAATGCGCGCCATGGCCGGCGCGGAGATGGCGGAAATGACATGGTCGAACGACTCTTCTCCTCTAATTCCAGTGTAGATCTAGAGCAAGTTAGTCGTCTGTAAAGACTGGCATTGATCCCTCGGCGGAACGGATCCTGcagagaaaaggaaatggCGAGGGATCTGATTACCTTCAATTTATGGCCCCGATTTGCTGGCGGATCCAACGCCAGGATATCCGCATCCATTACGAGACGAACCTTCTCCGAAGCCCGAAGGGCACGGGTCAACCCCTCGACAAGCTGCTGCGTCCCTCGCTTGAATGTAAATGTGCTCGCCGTTTTCACGACACGGTTGATCTCATCCAAGCGCTGCATCGTCTCGGGCGTTTTGTACACAGCATCCACTGCCAGAAAGTCATCCATCgatcttgtcttcttccccatgattgatttgatcaGCAAACCGAAAAGAATCCCGCCATCTTCCAGATTGCGCAGCGGGCCCATGATTGCCTGTGCACTCATCTCGTCAATGTTGTCGGCGTAAATACCATGCATGACCGCCGAGACGAGATTGTCCGCAATCTTGCGATTGAAGCGCCGGGTGATAAACTCAGCAAGACTCTCGTCTATCgcccattcttcttgcggtcTGGCGGGTTTATTCGGCTCTGACAGTAGACCTGTGATAAAACCCTCGAAGAGAGGTTCCGTGGTAATCGTCCTGAAGATGTTTCGCGCATTCTCCATCAATGAGAGATCGGGGTCTGGCGTGGGCAGTCGCACCAAGTGATCCGGATAGTAGATGTACCGATTCAGCGCGGCGGGACTACGCTTGGATGTCGTGATGAGTTCATCGAAAAGACCAAGATTGGACACCTATGATTGCGACCACTCCGCCAAACTCATCAGCAATTCTTTCTCCACCGCGGAATGGCATCTCCATAAAACCAGCGCCCAACTCACCAGATACAGCAAGGGAAGCGAAGCCGGCATCGCACTCCTCAAAGTCCGAGGCCCATATTCAAAAACCACCTCGCCCCCTTCCACAGGTATCGTTTCCGACTGTAACCATCCTCCCAAGCGACGTGACTTTTCATAAATGGTAACAGAGGAGCATTCTCGGTCCTGGATGAGCTGCCAGGCGGCTGTGAGGCCCGTAATGCCGCCACCAATGACGGCGGCATTGTAAGAGCGATGTTGACATCTAATTGCCGAGATCAAGGGTTTCTGAGGGGACCGAAGCCCTTTGGAAGCAGTCAAAAGCCGCATGTGGTCAGTTGGGAGTAGTCGGACTCATTCGTGATTGCTCCAAGGATCAGAGAGCTTAACGATGCCCTCGAAGCAGCTGCCCCAATTGGGGCACCCGACATGGCCGCCGCAGGCCGAGTCTTACCTAAGCTGGTCTTCGACGGACGCCCAGGCCGCAGCCCTGCCCGTCCAGGTGGAACGCGGGAGCTCTGGACCAGAGGTGGACCCTTGGATGATCGGAAAGACTgagttgggggggggggttgatcTTGGCTTTCTATATGGGGAAATCGATTCTACTAAGTAGGTAGCAGGGGTATCAGCAAGAAGGGGTCACCGATGATCTTAAACAATTGTGCGCGGCATTACGCTTCTTTTTGCCATTGCTTTCTTGATTTCGTGAATATTGGTCGGGGGAATAATCTATGTACAATGAACATGCAGGACATCTGCTATCGCAGTCGGTCCATCACAGAAATGCAAAAACAAATGAGGGCCTTGAATCGTCCTAAATCATCAGGGCAAGGCTGAAGTTGTGTATAGTAGCACTCGGACAGGAAAAGGTTTCCAATACTTTGATGTGGAATGGAGCAGTCAATTGGGCAAGGAACCTCATCAGTTCAGGCGGAGTCACGCCGTAAGTTCTTGATTTTGCGAAGTCTCCTCGGTTTCCGGCTTGATCAGTTCCTCCGGCGCACCCTCGTCGGCGACGAATTTACGCTCGCTTGTTGAACCCGGTGTCCAAACTTTGTCACCAAAGTTTCCGCGTTGGCCCTCCACGTGCTTGTACGTGCAGCGGGGGTTCATGCAGGGATTGAATTTGCAGGGAACTTGAAGATGTGTGAACTTGCAACCCTCGGTCTTGCAGTCAGCACCGTTCCGGCAAAGAGGCATGTCGGGGTGCTTGAAGTGGCAGTGAGGGTTTGTGCAGTTCGGGAAGAACCTGCAAATCTCCTCCGCTTGATGAGCGGATTTGACGGCCGGGGATGGGTGACGGCCAGTGCATTTTCGGTTCTTGCAAGCGGCGCCAAAGGAGCAGATGTCGGAAACATCAACGGCCGTGCCTTCGGGGGCGACGGGGGATTGGTGTGCGAAGGGACAATCCTTGCGCGTGCAGCGGAGATTGAAGCGACAGACACTGTTGGGATTACTCTCATCCTGCTCGCCATCCATGGCAGTATCCATCTCGATGTCGCCATTTTCTCCACCACGACCCTTATGTTGGTGTCCACCGCGGCCCTGGAAACGTCCCCCACGGCGACCCTGTGGTTCAACGCGGTCAAATAGTGAGCGACCCTGCTGCCCACCATTTTGGAAGTTGGGGTTGATAGCGGGAGGGACAAAGCCGGGCATGAGTTGAGACATCATGCGGGCTTGCTCCTCCAACATGGCCATGATCTGCATCTGATTCTCGGGACTCATTTGCATCGCGGGCCCACCCATGTTCTGACCCATCATTCCACCCATGTTGCGTCCCCCACGACCGCCGCGATTGTTCTTCATGTTGTTCTGGTTGTAACCGCCGACGCGTCCGTTCCCTTGGTGACCGCGAACGCGGTGAAGTGCGCCATCCCCTTGTCGATCCAAGGTCCGGTTGATCTGATTCAACATGCGCCGTTGGCCCCCTCCTCGGCCGTTGCGCATAGCCTTAGGACCAGTAGGGCTGTATATTTGTAAATGAAGAAGGTAAAAATCAGCGACAGCACTTCTGGCAGACGAGGTGAGTTTTTCcataggaaaaaaaaaacttacacAGAATCCCCCGCGTCACCCATTTCGGCATCCATACCATTCCCCTGTGGAGTGAAATCCGGAGCATTCGGAGAGAGCACACTCTGAGGCGCAGCGGAATTCTCAACGCCCGAgacaccaccaccgttgaGTTCCTGGTCGAGGATCTCAACCTGGCCAAAGAGCCACCTTGAGAACTCCAGAGCTTGTGTGTCACCCTCCTCGAGACCCAAGAAATCATTTGAAAGCTCAGTTGCCAGTTGTTCCTGAGTCTTGCCATTGACCAGCATCAGAACGATGTATTCAATGAGAGCGGACTCCTGGCCGTCATCCGTACTCCAACCCATCTCCACCAACTTGGGTCGGACAACATTGGCGACGGCTGTCGCAAGTTGTGAATCTTGCGTGATTGTAGGAAGCATCTTGGCGGAAGGTTGCAGAGCGGAAAACGAAATCCCGAGAGGGGGATGTCGTTTATGAGTTATCAGACCGGCGAGTGGTTTTGCGCCACCGAAAACCAAGCACCTTTTTTCCGGATTGCTGGGTTGCAGAAGGAGCCAGGTTTCAAACAGACACGCTGAAAACTGGGTATGATTCCTCTGCCAAAAGCTAGATCGACAGTAATAGAATGCGGTGTGAGATGTGAGAGCTGCAATGACAGGATTGAATCCACCGGAAAGAAGACGTGATCATGGGTAGCTTCCAAGTCGGAGTGCCGAAAATGCGACAAGCTTAGTCACAGAGCGGCGGAGGCGGGTGCAAACAATTCAAACATATCAACGCCACAAGTGACCCAGTCTCATGTCACGTTTGATTTGTCCGGGACACCGAATCAATGCGTCCAGTTAGCGATGGGCCCGCCAACAAAGAAGAGTATATATAGTATCACCTACAATTCAGCGTTGAAAGGATTGTCAGACGCAAATAAAGAGCATTGATTTTGTTTTAGATTACTAGTACgtttcaaaagaaagaacaatAGATGACCCGACAATGATCTGGATTGTGCGCAACTCCCTTTCATTTTATCGTTCGGTCCCAGCTCATTCAAGTACCGAACCAAGCTTGAGTGCCCGTCATCTAGACAACTAATTCTGCTTTGTAGCCCTAATGTCATCGAAGATGGAGCATTTCATATCCTTGTGATCATGACAGAAGAGTCAAAGCAATGCGAGACATTTTTCTTGAAATTTTGATCATGGTACTATCGACTCAGAAACAAGGCTAGTGGCCAGTTTCAAAATCTTATAAGGGGGGAGAAACATGTAGTAGAAGCTGGAGCACGAAAGCTTGGCTCCCATTTCTGATGATCATTCAGATATTAAACCATGAGGTACCTATGTTTTATGTAGTTGTGACCGCTAGATGAATGCCACAAATCTATGCAAGTGTGCTACCCTAGAGGACCGTTCGTTGTCCTACGTCCACGAGAACATGACCAGAGATTGTCCCACAGTCCAGCCCGTGAGGACACGGTTGACCAAGCATGGAAAATTCGGGAAAGCCTAGGGTATCTTGAGCTCACGGACAGAGATAACATGAAAGCGTCAAAGAATAACTTTTCGCGATGCTGTATGAGCCTCAACGTGGTGACACACATTGAGATGATATCAATCAAGGAGAACAAAACTGCAAGCTCATCGTACTTCTATCACTTCATTTCATCAACGGCGTGGAATCGCGATCTAGCTGGCGTATAGGGTCGTATGCAAATTGCACTGCGAGGTGGGAACAGAGCCGGGGAATAATTGAATGCCAAGCGAGCATGAGAAAGacaacaaaaacaaagcatACCAGTCAACATTAAAGTTGAAGTGGGATGGCATCCAAATACGCCTGGACTGAGACGGGAAAATGTCTCAacgcaaaagagaaagcaCTAAATGGAAACAaaggaaacagaaaaaaaaagaagctcCAAGAAACAAAGGACGCTTGTCCAGAATCCCAGGCAAATGGCGTGCGAGGTTGCCTCAAGTGGGCTTGTCGCATCCAATGCGTCCCAGCAACGCTTTCCGGTCACTCTGATCAAAGGGTACTCGGCCTCGACCGCGGGCACGCGCAGATGCAGAGCCATTTGACCGCCGGCGGTCCAGGCCAGGAGCGTTTTCATTAACAGTGGCGGGAGCAGCGTTTCCGttctccttggcggccaGCCGCACAGTGCCGGTATCGGTCGAATCCTCATCCATCTCaacctcatcctcttcatcgctGCGGGTATCTTCCGCAGCACCGCTGCAGACAACACGGTAGGCAACCCGTACGATCATGCTGAACCAGACGATAGAGAGGAGTTGAATAGATAAGAGGAATGAGAGGAAAATCCACTTGATGGTGCGGTTCATGCAGACCGGATTCTTCAAGTTGAGGAAGGGACCAAACATGTATGCAACGGCGTCTGGATAACCGTTGTCACTGATCATTTCGGCGGTTTCGCCCGAGTAGCAGCCGTATGACATCTGCTGGGGGACATTCTTGTAAATGGACCACCACAGCACGTTATACAGAACATGTCGAGTAACGACCCAAGTGGCCATGAAGATGCCAAAGGCGACATTGCAGGCGTTTTGGAACTTCAAGTATTTGAGAACTTTGGCGGTCTGTGTTCAGAAATTAGCAAGAGCTACAAAGAACCATGGTGAGGGATAATCGAGATCAAACGCACCGGCAGCAGGACGTCGACGATATCCATCAGACACAACACCACATTGGAGACATTGTAGAAACCGTAGATGTAGGCCGAACCAAGGAGAGTGCTGGTAATGACGTGGTGCGACAGCATTTGATAGTGatccttgcgcttctcctcCACGTGAATCACAAAGATCTGCTGCAGCAGAAAGGCGAGTTCCACCAAAATATACCACTTCATGAGGCCGCCCACCGGCCGGGCTGGCCATTCATTCCAGATGGCGCCGAAGTCGAACCAATAATTGGAATTCTTCCACAAGTACTGCATGAAGACCGATCACAACGGTCAGCATCGATCTTTTTCAAGCTTGCACAATGGGGACGAGAATCATATTGCCAACATACCAGCCCCACGGTCCAAATGAATCCATAGTACAAGACCTGCCATCCCTGCTCGGCCAAGCGGAGTGCCGCCTTACGCTTCAATCCCAGCGAGCGCCCAAGGGGTTGCAAGATCCATTCAATGATGATCGCCCGCACTGCGGTCAGCGCCAGTGTCGCACTGAAGACAAAGTAGATATCGTCCCAGCCCTGAACGTAGGTATTGGAGACGGGGTCGTGGTATGAGAGCTCGAAGAAGGGCTGGGTGTAAGGGCGCAGTGATGGGTAGAGGTTATGGAGAGCCAGCAACATAGCCAAGATTGTCAATGATATCCCTGCACACGCAAAATGCGAAAACTCAAGTCAGCTCATCCGACCTTTTGATAACGGTTATTGTGACACTCGGATCACCGCGCCGGCCACGACTGGTTCAATCACCAGACACCAACGAGGGAGTGAACAGGCGGCAACATGTTCCCTTGTCCGACCCGTTGCATTCGGGACCACCGAGTCCTCCTTCGATCGCAAGTGAAAACACTGTGGAAGGCTTCAGGGAGTcacaagaacaaaaagagaaaaaaacaaaacaagaTCCCGGAACTGCTTCAAGATGCATACCGATTTGATTGGAAACCACCCATTCTCGGAACGTGGTCTCCTTGGCTGGGCGCGGGCCGTTGGGACTGGACACATAGACATTGAGCTCCGCGGCCGACTGGGGCGGCGCGATCGTCGTCTCTTTTGCCATTGCAGAAGCGAGACGAAAGGTCGCAATCGCTGCTGGAGGAAGGACgagagggaaggggaaaaatcacccctttttttgggggataTTGGACGTTGAATACGGGTGTGAGTGTGTGTCGTGAAAGGGTGAGTTGCAGTCGAGGGGGGGGTTAAAGGGAAATTGGAGCGAGGGTTGAATCCCGCTAGCAATTAAGTTGAGAAGCGCGCGGACCGGGGCTGCAAAAGAAAGTCTGGAAGCCTCGTAGGCGGATCCGCCGCGCGGTCAAAGCGAGGAGAGTGTTGATTGCCTGTGCTCTCGGGTACTTTATTTTCAGTGCGCTCTTTCTCaccctgtctctctctctctctctctctcttctgcCTTTTTGAGGAGGAACTTTTGTGGTTCTTTTATtttgtggggggggggggggagttctTAAGGGGTCACGGCACCCACTTGGATACTGATGGAGTGGTCAATGCAGGGGATTCCCGTGCTCAAATATGCACCAGGATTGCCAGAATCCGTCTGATAgcgaggggggaaagaagatggagaggacCGAGGAATTGACAATTGGAAATGAAAACTCGAGGGTTGGAGAGCGAGTGAATGGAGACGAAAGGCTAAACACAATGCGACTAGACTGAGTCGGCTCAGGAGGGGCGGGGAGGAAACGGTGAGCGTCGGAGGGCTCGTTTCAAGCACTTTCTCAACACATGATGAGATCGACGCCTCCACACCGCCTCGTCGAATCGCACGGCAAACGGTGGGGATCAAAGGACGCAAGACGTGCGTACGtgagccaaaaagaaaatcatcaGAAAATCATGGCCATCGATGCAGCACTGCTCAGGCTGCAGGACCATCGTGCGAGGCTGACCACGGGGGAACAAGTCTGGAGGTCGAGACCCTGAACGTGGTGGGACTATGGGGTATGTTTGGGTGGTGCTTAGTGTTTACCGGACTTGGGCATAAGCTAACCCGCAGTCGCATTGTCCACGGTCACAGGCTGCCAAGTCGCGCTGTGCCGTACCTCGATAGCTGTGCTCCTGCGTCACGTGCTGGCTTATTTAGAGCCACACTATGTGCGTTAtccaatcttcttctctacTTCTGGATCCAGCGGAGCTCCTACCGTTGACTTTAATCCTTTCTTGTTCAAGACAAGCTGTACTGGAATAAACATACACGGAACAATGCGTTGAGCCTGGACCCGTGTGGCGTTTGGGACTTGCGACTCCGTCCGTAGttccacatccacattcgTCCAACAGGACGCCGCGGCCCCATAACGCCGAGGTGCCAGAACATGCACACAGGACATAAGTACATACAACATCCATTTTCGAAGGGGACAAAGAAGCAACGAGGTCTTGCCGGGCATCATAGGGAATAATCCCACCGTTACACCCTGGTTGTATAAATCCAGGCGGCGAGCCTGCAGAAAGCCTCGGTTTCCAGTGGGACCCAGATGTGGTAATGGAAGATGTATCGCCCTTACATCCGTTTTTATCCGTTCTAGCGATGTATGATGACTGAAGTATCTCGTCCGCGTCAAGAAATAAAGAAAGACCTTTGCCTCTATCAACACAGATCGCACtctcttcaatccatccCCTCCGTCACCCCACGCACAAACTCATGCGCATTCGTCCCTAATTGAGCCAAATCGATTCCTCC
The window above is part of the Penicillium oxalicum strain HP7-1 chromosome VI, whole genome shotgun sequence genome. Proteins encoded here:
- a CDS encoding Cytochrome b-c1 complex subunit 9, with product MAGNLTAVFHPLFRTVIRRNAVFLTTIFAGAFAFELSFDTASNKIWDAWNSGRQWKDIKPRYLKQGDEDDE